The Larimichthys crocea isolate SSNF chromosome XI, L_crocea_2.0, whole genome shotgun sequence genome has a segment encoding these proteins:
- the katnbl1 gene encoding KATNB1-like protein 1 — protein MKQVDIINKEDLDKERFQVHYEIHSPGKVKRSSSFKRKGCPVVEVGSKLHRTTSDVGRVCDRGMANKENELTCSDDVRGMHYNDNCGLPVNSAEASKMAGASSKYSDFTELSKDHEAMTHVLFGRNLRLKVAQTLWRRNASELVAYLIRIQDTGVLLDCLPVLTNDLQTEAPCLSLGCCVDLMPQVKVILSSKYEEHIMVGLHWVQSVIRKWWPELSKNEKRLRDSRSEDRNIEVMKQRLKDLWKEGARLCLVPGSTGELAKAVEAYLAQLP, from the exons ATGAAGCAG GTGGATATTATAAATAAGGAAGATTTAGATAAAGAAAG ATTTCAAGTCCATTACGAAATACACAGCCCGGGCAAAGTGAAGCGATCGTCGTCTTTCAAGAGGAAGGGTTGTCcagtggtggaggtgggctCGAAGCTGCACCGCACAACATCAGATGTAGGCCGTGTCTGTGACCGCGGCATGGCCAACAAAGAAAATGAGCTGACGTGCTCCGATGACGTGCGGGGCATGCACTACAATGACAACTGCGGGCTCCCTGTGAACTCCGCAGAGGCCTCCAAGATGGCAGGGGCCAGCTCGAAGTACAGCGACTTTACTGAG CTATCAAAGGACCACGAAGCGATGACTCACGTCCTTTTCGGAAGGAATCTACGACTAAAAGTAGCCCAAACACTATGGCGAAGAAACGCCAGTGAATTAGTGGCCTATCTAATAAG AATTCAAGACACAGGGGTGCTGCTTGACTGCTTACCTGTCTTAACAAACGA CCTTCAAACCGAAGCACCATGTTTGTCACTTGGATGCTGCGTTGACCTCATGCCCCAAGTGAAAGTGATTCTCTCCAGCAAATACGAAGA acaCATAATGGTGGGCTTACACTGGGTTCAATCCGTCATCAGGAAATGGTGGCCAGAACTTTCTAAGAATGAGAAAAGACTGCGGGACAGTCGTTCAGAAGACAG aAATATTGAAGTCATGAAGCAGCGCCTGAAGGACCTGTGGAAAGAAGGAGCCCGGTTATGTTTGGTTCCTGGATCTACGGGAGAACTGGCAAAG GCCGTCGAGGCTTATCTAGCACAGCTGCCCTGA